Proteins co-encoded in one Geothermobacter hydrogeniphilus genomic window:
- a CDS encoding acetyl-CoA carboxylase carboxyltransferase subunit alpha, giving the protein MQHYLDFEKPIVDLQQKIRELRDYSTDNVDFSSEIKKLEKKATKLRDEIFSKLSRWQRTQLARHQDRPYTLDYIEHVFTDWFEVHGDRNFRDDPALVCGFARLDGEPCAVIGHQKGRDTKSKVYRNFGMPNPEGYRKALRVMKMAEQFGLPIFCFVDTPGAFPGIGAEERGQAEAIARNLREMAALTVPVIVTITGEGGSGGALAIAVGNRVLMLQYSVYAVISPEGCAAILWSDGARGPEAAEALKLTAADIDSLGCVIDEVVPEPVGGAHTDYVLAAANLKRSLKKHLGELQALSGEELVEQRYQKFRAMTRVQE; this is encoded by the coding sequence ATGCAACATTACCTCGATTTTGAAAAACCGATTGTCGACCTGCAGCAGAAGATTCGCGAGCTGCGCGACTACTCGACCGATAACGTCGATTTTTCCAGCGAGATCAAGAAGCTGGAGAAGAAGGCCACCAAGTTGCGGGACGAGATCTTCTCCAAGCTGAGCCGCTGGCAGCGGACCCAGCTGGCTCGTCACCAGGACCGGCCCTACACCCTCGACTACATTGAACATGTCTTTACGGACTGGTTCGAGGTTCACGGCGATCGCAACTTTCGTGACGACCCGGCGCTGGTCTGCGGCTTCGCCCGCCTCGACGGCGAGCCCTGCGCGGTGATCGGGCACCAGAAGGGGCGGGACACCAAGTCCAAGGTTTACCGCAACTTCGGCATGCCCAACCCGGAGGGCTACCGCAAGGCGCTCAGGGTGATGAAGATGGCTGAACAGTTCGGCCTGCCGATCTTCTGTTTCGTTGATACCCCCGGCGCCTTTCCGGGGATCGGCGCCGAGGAGCGCGGCCAGGCCGAGGCGATCGCCCGCAACCTGCGCGAAATGGCGGCCCTGACCGTTCCGGTGATTGTCACCATCACCGGCGAGGGGGGCTCCGGCGGAGCTCTGGCGATTGCCGTCGGCAACCGGGTACTGATGCTGCAGTACTCGGTCTACGCGGTGATCTCGCCCGAGGGCTGTGCCGCCATTCTCTGGTCGGACGGCGCCCGTGGCCCCGAAGCCGCCGAGGCCCTCAAACTGACCGCCGCCGATATCGATTCCCTCGGCTGCGTGATCGATGAAGTAGTTCCCGAACCGGTCGGCGGAGCGCACACCGACTATGTCCTGGCGGCCGCCAACCTCAAGCGTTCCCTGAAGAAACACCTGGGCGAGCTGCAGGCCCTGTCGGGCGAAGAGCTGGTCGAACAGCGCTATCAGAAATTCCGGGCTATGACCCGGGTGCAGGAATAG
- a CDS encoding outer membrane protein, translated as MKTMLLTILMLCWPISGWTFDGTFYTQVNAGAGLLNDADNSSADGTFITESDPGVMASLSLGYALPESSAYHGGRVEIEAAWRQNAVDKVEFAEGKFAGDGDITAWSLLLCSYGERRNRTPWTPYFGAGLGIASISLDTVTVAGSPLADDDDLVLAYQVGLGVDYEFSPRWKLDLGYRYFGTTSPSFKDATGEEFDGEYDNHSFMVGLRASF; from the coding sequence ATGAAAACGATGCTGTTGACGATTCTGATGCTCTGCTGGCCGATCAGCGGGTGGACTTTTGACGGTACTTTTTACACCCAGGTCAATGCCGGAGCCGGCCTGCTGAATGATGCCGACAACAGCAGTGCCGACGGGACCTTCATTACTGAATCAGATCCCGGCGTGATGGCGTCTTTGAGCCTCGGTTACGCTCTGCCCGAGTCCTCTGCCTATCATGGCGGCCGGGTCGAAATCGAAGCGGCCTGGCGGCAGAATGCCGTCGACAAGGTCGAGTTCGCTGAAGGAAAGTTTGCCGGTGACGGCGACATCACCGCCTGGAGCCTGCTGCTCTGCAGCTATGGTGAACGTCGTAATCGCACCCCCTGGACTCCCTACTTCGGCGCTGGACTCGGTATCGCCTCGATCTCCCTCGACACGGTGACCGTGGCCGGTTCCCCGCTGGCCGATGATGACGACCTGGTGCTGGCCTACCAGGTCGGACTCGGTGTCGATTACGAGTTCAGCCCGCGCTGGAAACTGGATCTCGGTTACCGCTATTTCGGCACCACCAGTCCGAGTTTCAAGGACGCGACCGGCGAGGAGTTTGACGGCGAGTATGACAACCACAGCTTCATGGTCGGGTTGCGGGCGTCGTTCTGA
- the tgt gene encoding tRNA guanosine(34) transglycosylase Tgt → MFPFELLANDTGSRARRGRLTTPHGVIETPIFMPVGTHGALKAMTPDQVDAAGAQIILANTYHLHLKPGEGLVEKAGGLHRFMNWDKPILTDSGGFQVFSLPKKQIGEDGVTFRNEVTGEQTFLGPKEAIAIENALGADIIMAFDECIPYPSSHDYAAQSIKKTLRWAESCRKAHRREDQALFGIVQGSVYQDLRRECAEQLAAMDFPGYAVGGVSVGEGLELLKQVVEFTEPFLPEDKPRYLMGVGLPEDILESIERGMDMFDCVIPTRYARSATLFTRRGKLRLTNRRFRRDFYPVDTSCDCYCCRNFTRAYLHHLFNANEVLSATLSAIHNVHFYLTMVAEARRAIERNDFVAFKKAFLEEYGFYRQG, encoded by the coding sequence ATGTTTCCCTTCGAGCTTCTCGCCAACGATACTGGCAGCCGTGCCCGGCGCGGTCGTCTGACCACCCCGCACGGGGTTATTGAAACACCGATTTTCATGCCGGTCGGCACCCACGGCGCCCTCAAGGCGATGACCCCCGACCAGGTCGATGCCGCCGGCGCGCAGATCATCCTCGCCAACACCTACCACCTGCACCTGAAACCGGGGGAAGGACTGGTGGAAAAAGCCGGCGGCCTGCACCGCTTCATGAACTGGGACAAGCCGATTCTCACCGACAGCGGCGGTTTTCAGGTCTTTTCCCTGCCGAAGAAACAGATCGGCGAAGACGGGGTCACCTTCCGCAACGAGGTGACCGGAGAACAGACCTTTCTCGGCCCGAAAGAGGCGATCGCCATCGAAAACGCCCTCGGCGCCGACATCATCATGGCCTTCGATGAGTGTATCCCCTACCCGTCCAGCCACGACTATGCCGCCCAGTCGATTAAAAAGACCCTGCGCTGGGCCGAATCCTGCCGCAAAGCCCACCGTCGCGAGGACCAGGCACTGTTCGGCATCGTCCAGGGCAGCGTCTACCAGGATCTGCGCCGCGAATGCGCCGAGCAGCTCGCGGCGATGGATTTTCCCGGCTACGCGGTCGGCGGCGTCAGCGTCGGCGAGGGGCTGGAACTGCTGAAGCAGGTGGTCGAGTTCACCGAGCCCTTCCTGCCGGAAGATAAACCCCGTTACCTGATGGGGGTCGGTCTGCCGGAGGATATCCTCGAAAGCATCGAGCGCGGCATGGACATGTTCGACTGCGTAATCCCGACCCGTTACGCCCGCAGCGCCACCCTCTTTACCCGACGCGGCAAGCTGCGCCTGACCAACCGCAGGTTCCGGCGTGACTTCTACCCGGTCGACACCTCCTGCGACTGCTACTGCTGCCGCAATTTCACCCGCGCCTACCTGCACCACCTGTTCAATGCCAACGAGGTGCTCTCGGCGACCCTGTCGGCGATCCACAACGTCCACTTCTACCTGACCATGGTGGCGGAAGCACGCCGGGCGATCGAGCGGAACGACTTCGTCGCCTTCAAGAAAGCGTTTCTCGAAGAGTACGGATTCTATCGCCAGGGCTGA
- a CDS encoding septal ring lytic transglycosylase RlpA family protein, with amino-acid sequence MAPVLSRFPGLLPFAASLLLALAVGGCGGPAYRTRVIDTPQNRELQGHQKPYMVNGRRYDPLRQSNGFVQEGMASWYGRKFHGRKTSNGEIYDMYKMTAAHKTLPLGVSVRVTNKRNGRQVVVRINDRGPFVAGRIIDLSYAAAKQLGVVGPGTAPVRIEALGYAEQGSDRKVAYRAPQSYDVGEFSIQVGAFALADNAYRLADRLRVRYGASSVAEGWVSGQRFYRVRAGRYRSLEAAEAARVRLAGQGYAGAFVVATE; translated from the coding sequence TTGGCCCCCGTTCTTTCGCGTTTTCCCGGTCTGTTGCCGTTCGCGGCTTCGCTGCTGCTGGCGCTGGCGGTTGGCGGCTGCGGCGGTCCCGCTTATCGGACGCGGGTGATCGACACCCCGCAGAACCGGGAGCTGCAGGGTCATCAAAAGCCGTACATGGTCAACGGCCGCCGCTATGACCCGTTGCGGCAGTCGAACGGTTTCGTCCAGGAGGGGATGGCCAGCTGGTATGGTCGGAAATTCCACGGCCGCAAGACCAGCAACGGCGAAATCTATGACATGTACAAGATGACCGCGGCGCACAAGACCCTGCCGCTGGGAGTCTCGGTGCGGGTGACCAACAAGCGCAACGGTCGCCAGGTTGTGGTGCGGATCAATGACCGCGGTCCCTTCGTTGCCGGCCGGATCATTGACCTTTCCTACGCCGCTGCCAAGCAGCTCGGCGTGGTCGGCCCGGGAACTGCCCCGGTCAGGATCGAGGCCCTCGGCTATGCCGAGCAGGGTTCGGACCGCAAGGTCGCCTATCGCGCGCCGCAGAGTTATGATGTCGGCGAATTCTCGATCCAGGTCGGAGCCTTCGCCCTGGCCGACAATGCCTACCGCCTGGCCGATCGGCTGCGGGTCCGCTACGGTGCTTCCAGCGTCGCCGAAGGCTGGGTGTCCGGACAACGTTTCTACCGGGTACGGGCCGGGCGTTACCGCAGCCTGGAGGCGGCCGAGGCGGCTCGCGTGCGGCTTGCCGGGCAGGGTTATGCCGGAGCCTTCGTGGTGGCGACGGAGTAG
- a CDS encoding rhodanese-like domain-containing protein codes for MKSEDLAKQLGRVDAPLVVDVRSGFEYRGGHIPGALHMPFWRVPIDCGFLPRPLASRSA; via the coding sequence ATGAAGTCTGAAGATCTGGCGAAACAGCTCGGCAGGGTGGATGCCCCGCTGGTGGTTGATGTCCGCAGCGGTTTTGAATATCGCGGCGGCCATATTCCGGGCGCCCTGCACATGCCTTTCTGGCGGGTGCCGATCGATTGCGGGTTTCTGCCGCGGCCTCTTGCGTCCCGTTCCGCTTAA
- a CDS encoding Ig-like domain-containing protein: protein MRFCLWFPVLLLGLLTGCGSSNDATRSNNFLPLTAIEVTSSLSQIANLTSAQLTAIGNFSGQFTRDITAEVAWSSSDPAIATVDNQPGSEGRVTAVAPGTVTLTADLDGVTAVFLLTVSNATISTLTLSPLTPSVGKGLTRQFTATGTFSDATSQDLTSDVSWSSTVPTVAAISNSRGSEGLASALLEGTTDISATFDGMTASTTMTVTAAVLQSLALAPQNAAMVSLSLRSFTATGSFSDGTNQDLTAQVAWSSSDATVAEIDATGVVTSLKSGQTTISATLNGVNAGTGLKVTGGDLTGISITPVSPLTLVAGTRAQLTATGQFSNNTSRDITSLVTWNSGTQAVASISNVSGLQGRLSALAQGTSIITATYDTFSPSLSLTVSTPGLNRLDISPSAPIIFIGTKQAFAVTGIFAGGLTQDLSLDAAWSSSNSAVAGIGTVDPVRGVATGVAAGQTTISAAFGGVPDGTATLDVQAATLQSLSIVPLTVNVSPGATVQLAVTATYSGGSQDVSADVIWSSPDESIATFMDLVRHPGLLTGVDVGTIDVQAAFGGQTATVTVNVQ from the coding sequence ATGCGTTTTTGTCTCTGGTTTCCTGTTCTGTTGCTGGGGTTGCTGACCGGTTGCGGCAGCAGCAATGATGCCACCCGCAGCAACAATTTCCTGCCGCTGACCGCCATCGAGGTCACCTCCAGCCTGTCGCAGATTGCCAACCTGACTTCCGCCCAACTGACGGCGATCGGCAATTTCTCCGGTCAGTTCACCCGCGACATCACCGCCGAGGTGGCCTGGAGCAGTTCCGATCCGGCCATTGCCACGGTTGACAACCAGCCCGGCAGCGAGGGGCGGGTGACGGCCGTTGCTCCCGGGACCGTAACCCTGACCGCCGACCTCGACGGGGTGACGGCCGTTTTTCTGCTGACGGTGAGCAATGCGACCATTTCCACCCTGACCCTCAGCCCCCTGACTCCGAGCGTGGGCAAGGGTTTGACCCGGCAATTCACTGCTACCGGCACCTTCTCTGACGCGACCAGCCAGGATCTGACCAGCGATGTTTCCTGGTCTTCGACCGTGCCGACGGTGGCGGCCATCAGCAACAGTCGCGGCAGTGAGGGGCTGGCCTCGGCACTGCTCGAAGGAACGACCGACATCTCCGCGACCTTCGATGGCATGACGGCCTCCACCACCATGACGGTGACCGCGGCGGTGTTGCAGAGCCTCGCCCTTGCTCCCCAGAATGCCGCCATGGTAAGCCTCTCGCTGCGTTCTTTCACGGCGACCGGATCCTTTTCGGACGGAACGAACCAGGATTTGACGGCCCAGGTCGCCTGGAGTTCCTCGGATGCCACGGTTGCCGAAATTGACGCGACCGGGGTTGTCACCAGTCTGAAGTCGGGGCAGACGACGATCAGCGCGACACTCAACGGGGTCAACGCCGGGACCGGACTCAAGGTCACCGGCGGGGATCTGACCGGTATCAGTATCACTCCCGTATCTCCCCTGACGCTGGTTGCCGGAACCCGCGCGCAGCTGACCGCCACTGGGCAGTTCAGCAACAATACCTCCCGTGACATCACGTCGCTGGTGACCTGGAACTCCGGCACCCAGGCCGTTGCTTCCATCAGCAATGTCAGCGGTCTGCAGGGCCGGTTGTCGGCCCTGGCGCAGGGGACATCGATCATCACGGCCACCTATGACACCTTCTCTCCATCGCTCAGTCTGACTGTAAGCACACCTGGTCTGAACAGGCTGGACATCAGTCCGAGCGCGCCCATTATTTTCATCGGCACCAAACAGGCCTTTGCCGTAACCGGGATCTTTGCCGGGGGGCTGACTCAGGATCTGAGCTTGGACGCGGCCTGGAGTAGCTCCAACTCGGCGGTGGCCGGCATCGGTACGGTCGATCCGGTCAGGGGGGTGGCGACCGGGGTGGCGGCGGGCCAGACTACGATCTCGGCCGCTTTCGGCGGGGTGCCGGACGGGACCGCCACGCTTGATGTCCAGGCGGCGACTCTCCAGTCGCTCAGTATCGTTCCGTTGACGGTCAATGTTTCTCCCGGGGCGACTGTGCAGCTCGCGGTGACGGCCACCTACAGCGGCGGCAGCCAGGATGTCAGTGCCGACGTGATCTGGAGCAGTCCGGACGAATCGATTGCGACGTTTATGGATCTGGTGCGCCACCCGGGGCTTCTCACCGGGGTTGATGTCGGTACCATTGACGTGCAGGCCGCTTTCGGCGGTCAGACAGCCACGGTGACGGTCAATGTGCAGTAG